The Candidatus Denitrolinea symbiosum DNA window GCCACCACCTGTTGGGCGATGCTTCCGAAGAGCAGGTCGCGCATCCCGCCGTTGCCGTGCGCGCACATTACGATCAGGTCTGGCTCAAACTCCTCCTGCGCGTGTTGGACGATGCTGCGCGCCACGTCGGCCACGGCCGCGCTGTGGACGTGAGTCTCGACGCGCGCTCCGGGAGGGAAGGCGCGTCCCGCGACCTCGTGCAGGTACGCGGCCGCCTCGCCCGCCTCCGTCAAATGGCGGTCGTGATGGACCTCGCGGCGGGCGTCCTGCTCGACGATGTGCAGCAGCGTGACGGGCGCGCCGAGGGCGCGCGCCATGAGCGCGGCGGGAGCCAGCGCGGCTTCCGCCAGTTGCGAACCATCCAGGGGGACGAGGATTTGTTTGAACATGAGTTTATCCGCTGAAGAAGATCTGGTGAAGCAGGAAGATGTTGAGGAGAATGATGAACGCGGCCACGATGCTGGCGATGACGGTGGTGATGCGCCGATTGACCAGCGTCCCCATGATCTTCTTATCGCTGGTGAACATGACGAGCGGGATGACCGCGAACGGCAGGCCGAAACTCAACACGACCTGGCTGATGACGAGCGTGCGCGTCGGCTCCAGCCCGATGCCGATGACGATCAACGATGGGATGATGGTGATCAGCCGCCGCACCCACGGCGGGATGTGACGATGCAGGAATCCCTGCATGATGACCTGTCCCGCCATCGTGCCGACGGACGAGGAGGAGAGTCCCGAGGCGAGCAGGGAGATGCCGAAGACCAGCGAGGCCGCGCCGCCCAGCAATGGTTCGAGCGTGCGATGCGCCTCCTCGATGGCGCCGATCTCGGTCAGCCCGTGGAAATAAAATGTAGAGGCGGCCATCATCAGCATGGAGATGTTGATCATGCTGGCGAGTCCCATGGCGATGAACACGTCGATCAATTCATAGCGGAAGAGCGTCTGCTGCTGTTTGGGGTTGCGGGCGACGATGCGGTCCTGCGTCAACGCGGAGTGGAGGAAGAGCGCGTGCGGCATCACCGTCGCGCCGAGGATGCCCGTCGCCAGCAGGACGCTTTCCGTTCCCTGAAATTGCGGGACGAACAGGTGATACGTCACCGCGCCCCAATCGGGCTTGGAAAGGAAGGTCTCGATGAGGTAACTGACCGCCACCACCGCCACCAGCGCGGTGATGACCGCTTCCAGCGGGCGGAAGCCGTAGCGCTCCAGCCCGAGGATGAGGAAGGTGATGACTGCCGTCAGCAACCCCGCCGCGAAGAGCGGCATCCCAAAGAGCAGGTTCAGCGCCAGCGCCGCGCCGAGGAACTCCGCCAGGTCGGTGGCAATGGCGACCAGTTCGCCGATGACCCACATCCCGATCACGACGGGGCGGGAGAACTGGTTGCGGCAATGTTCAGCCAGGTTGTGTCCGGTGGCGATCCCGAGTTTGGCGGAGAGCGATTGCAGGAGCATCGCCATCAGGTTGCTGGCGAGGATGACCCACAATAGCATGTATCCGAATTTCGCGCCACCCTGAATATTGGTGGCGAAATTGCCCGGGTCCACGTAGGCCACGCTGGCGATGAAGGCGGGACCGAGGAACGGCATCAGCCGCGCGAAGAATCCCTTTTTGCTTTTGCCCGAAAGCACGTCCCGCGCGGATTGGACGGTTTTGCGGTCTTTTTGGACGGGCTTGTCTGTTGTCTGCTTCATAAATACCTGTAAGGATTTGATTTCCTGCCGAGCCTTCGACCTGGGCAACGTCTCCATGCGCGGAGCGCGCTACGCGCCTGACTGGATCGCGGACGCGCGGCGCTTCTCGTCGATCTCATGGATGCGTTTCGGGCGTTCCTGGACGGGGCAGGAGTTCAGTCGCGGCTAATCAATGATTTAGGATAGGCTAAATTATTTTAGTCTCGCTTTTTCGTTTTCGTCAAGAGGGCAACAGGGTTGACTTTTGGGACGGATGTTTGTATAATTTGTTTGTAAGTCCATTGAATTTACAAAGTCGCCCGAACGGAGCATCGCGTCTGACCGCCCCGCGGCGGAATGTGGAAGCGCTTATGAAAAAAGCCACGCATCAACTGACCAAACAACACAACCGCGACTTGATCCTCCGCACGATCTTTGAACGCGAGTCGATCAGCCGCGCCGAGATCGCCCGCGTAACACATCTCACGCGGACGACGGTCTCCGATTTGGTGGGGGGCATGATTAACGCGGGATTGGTGGATGAAGTCGGGCTGGGCGCGTCCATTGGGGGGAAGTCGCCGATCCTGTTGAGCGTCGTGCCGGACGCCCGCTACATGATCGGCCTGAACCTGACGCAGGATAAATTCATCGGCGCGGTCGTCAACCTGCGGGGCGAGATCAAAGAGACCGTCGAAGTGGAGGTCCACGA harbors:
- a CDS encoding divalent metal cation transporter, with the protein product MKQTTDKPVQKDRKTVQSARDVLSGKSKKGFFARLMPFLGPAFIASVAYVDPGNFATNIQGGAKFGYMLLWVILASNLMAMLLQSLSAKLGIATGHNLAEHCRNQFSRPVVIGMWVIGELVAIATDLAEFLGAALALNLLFGMPLFAAGLLTAVITFLILGLERYGFRPLEAVITALVAVVAVSYLIETFLSKPDWGAVTYHLFVPQFQGTESVLLATGILGATVMPHALFLHSALTQDRIVARNPKQQQTLFRYELIDVFIAMGLASMINISMLMMAASTFYFHGLTEIGAIEEAHRTLEPLLGGAASLVFGISLLASGLSSSSVGTMAGQVIMQGFLHRHIPPWVRRLITIIPSLIVIGIGLEPTRTLVISQVVLSFGLPFAVIPLVMFTSDKKIMGTLVNRRITTVIASIVAAFIILLNIFLLHQIFFSG